In Caproicibacterium amylolyticum, a genomic segment contains:
- a CDS encoding NAD-dependent epimerase/dehydratase family protein, which translates to MKNRIYLVTGAAGNLGSSVCSQLLEKGARIRALVLKGDPAAERVPKEVEIVIGDVTDTASLERFFTVEDGTEVIVIHCASIVTVSGDYSEKLYEVNVGGTQNMVDKCLEHKVKKLAYVSSTSAIPELPNGQKITEVSHFTADGIVGHYGKTKALASQIVMDAVHKKGLDASIVFPTGICGPDDFAYGPVSTFVIDYVNGRMPGGVAGSFNAVDVRDLADGVISCCDNGRKGEGYIMGNVCVSMRDMFRYISSASGVKEVKTILPISIAKIFAHLTSLGSKITGKPALLTMFEAV; encoded by the coding sequence ATGAAAAATAGAATCTATTTAGTAACCGGCGCAGCAGGAAATCTTGGTAGCAGTGTTTGCAGTCAGCTGCTAGAAAAAGGTGCAAGGATTCGTGCTTTAGTCTTAAAAGGGGACCCTGCGGCAGAACGAGTGCCAAAGGAAGTAGAAATCGTAATTGGAGACGTCACAGATACGGCGTCGCTGGAACGGTTTTTTACAGTTGAAGACGGTACAGAGGTTATCGTAATTCATTGCGCGAGCATTGTAACGGTTTCCGGTGATTACAGCGAAAAACTTTATGAAGTTAACGTTGGCGGAACGCAAAATATGGTGGACAAGTGTCTGGAGCACAAGGTTAAAAAGCTCGCTTATGTTAGTTCCACGAGCGCTATCCCCGAACTTCCAAACGGACAAAAAATTACCGAAGTAAGCCACTTTACCGCAGACGGCATTGTCGGGCATTATGGAAAAACAAAAGCATTGGCTTCCCAAATTGTTATGGACGCAGTTCATAAAAAAGGATTAGATGCATCTATCGTATTTCCGACGGGAATCTGTGGTCCTGACGACTTCGCTTACGGACCAGTTTCCACCTTTGTCATAGACTACGTGAACGGCAGAATGCCCGGCGGCGTAGCAGGCAGTTTCAACGCAGTGGATGTGCGTGATCTGGCGGACGGTGTTATCAGCTGCTGTGATAACGGCCGCAAGGGAGAGGGCTATATAATGGGGAACGTCTGTGTTTCCATGAGGGATATGTTCCGCTATATCAGCAGCGCAAGTGGTGTAAAAGAAGTTAAAACAATCCTGCCGATTTCAATTGCTAAGATTTTTGCCCATTTGACCTCTCTGGGAAGTAAAATCACCGGAAAGCCGGCACTCCTCACTATGTTTGAGGCTGTGTGA
- a CDS encoding SDR family oxidoreductase codes for MIVTSGVHLFNIDPIKLKNAIEELKSKGIEAEAFACDISNRASVDKLAVHARELGKISSVIHAAGLSPHMGDGKKVMEVNALGTINVNEAFYEVMDEGSCLIDISSMSAYLTPEIVMPKRRYKYSRINKDKFMKKMMARVNLFPKQLRSSMAYGISKHFVIWYAKTDAAKFGKKGIRVVSITPGTFETPMGKLEKNEADEFINYCAIKRPGKVEEIANLIAFCASDKAGYLTGADIICDGGCVASGWSPMKK; via the coding sequence TTGATAGTTACTTCAGGTGTCCACTTATTTAATATAGATCCAATAAAACTTAAAAACGCTATTGAAGAACTAAAATCGAAAGGAATTGAAGCAGAAGCATTTGCCTGTGATATCTCAAATCGAGCATCGGTGGACAAGCTGGCTGTACATGCCAGAGAATTAGGCAAAATATCTTCCGTCATCCATGCAGCAGGTCTGTCCCCGCATATGGGTGATGGTAAAAAGGTCATGGAAGTCAATGCCTTAGGCACAATTAATGTAAACGAAGCCTTTTATGAAGTTATGGATGAAGGTTCCTGCCTGATTGATATCTCATCCATGTCAGCCTACCTGACTCCGGAAATCGTTATGCCAAAGAGGAGATACAAGTACAGCAGAATAAACAAAGATAAATTTATGAAAAAGATGATGGCAAGGGTAAATCTTTTTCCCAAACAATTAAGATCGAGCATGGCATACGGAATCTCCAAGCATTTTGTGATCTGGTATGCTAAAACCGACGCCGCTAAGTTTGGCAAAAAAGGAATTAGAGTGGTTTCAATTACACCGGGAACCTTTGAAACGCCGATGGGTAAACTTGAAAAAAATGAAGCGGACGAATTTATCAATTACTGCGCAATTAAGCGTCCGGGTAAAGTAGAGGAAATTGCAAACCTTATAGCTTTTTGCGCCAGCGATAAGGCAGGTTACCTGACTGGAGCGGATATCATTTGTGACGGCGGCTGTGTCGCATCCGGATGGAGCCCTATGAAGAAATAA
- a CDS encoding IS3 family transposase (programmed frameshift), with translation MSTGKTGTRYDEDFKRTLVNLYQSGGKSQAALCKEYGVSITALGRWIKQYSIVETDDGEILTAKQVKDLQKRNAQLEEELLILKKANCHLHATLKQRLEAIHKLRFQHNIKLLCKVLGVNRSTYYKHYNTEPADRTKDNQTIAKLILKIYADYNKRLGAYKITYVLQRDYGINISVGRVYRLMRTLKLPRMSTEKPYKNYKHRDNGECTNHLHQEFNQQTPNIVWASDFTYIKVAGKWYYLCIVMDLFSCKVISWNISGKPDVDLVMTAFKKAYDRRNCPSGLMFHSDRGSQYTAFSFRQLLDSLNVVQSFSKKGYPFDNACCESFFKYLKKEETNRKAYHSLQELQLSIFQYIEGYYNSRRPHGSLRMLTPNEKEELFWNQA, from the exons ATGTCCACTGGTAAAACCGGAACCCGATATGACGAAGATTTCAAACGAACTCTCGTCAACCTTTATCAATCTGGCGGCAAATCACAAGCAGCACTCTGTAAAGAGTATGGCGTTTCTATCACCGCACTTGGCCGTTGGATTAAACAATACTCAATCGTCGAAACGGATGATGGCGAAATACTAACTGCTAAGCAGGTCAAAGACCTCCAAAAGCGTAATGCTCAGCTTGAGGAGGAACTCCTTATACTAAAAAAAGCGA ATTGCCATCTTCACGCCACACTCAAACAACGATTAGAAGCTATTCATAAGCTCCGTTTCCAACACAATATCAAGCTCCTTTGTAAGGTTCTTGGCGTTAATCGAAGTACTTACTATAAGCATTACAACACCGAACCGGCTGATCGTACAAAAGACAATCAAACGATTGCAAAGCTTATTCTTAAAATCTACGCAGATTATAACAAACGTCTTGGAGCTTACAAGATTACCTATGTTCTCCAGCGTGATTATGGCATTAACATCAGTGTCGGACGAGTGTACCGACTGATGAGGACTCTAAAACTTCCACGGATGTCCACCGAAAAACCTTATAAAAATTATAAGCATCGGGACAACGGCGAGTGTACCAACCACCTTCACCAGGAGTTCAATCAGCAAACTCCAAACATTGTCTGGGCAAGTGATTTCACATACATCAAAGTTGCCGGCAAATGGTATTATCTTTGTATTGTAATGGATTTATTTTCTTGCAAAGTCATCTCCTGGAACATATCAGGCAAGCCAGATGTCGACCTCGTCATGACTGCGTTCAAAAAAGCTTATGATAGAAGAAACTGCCCTTCTGGACTTATGTTTCATTCTGATCGAGGATCTCAGTATACTGCTTTTTCATTTCGACAGCTTCTAGATTCTCTTAATGTTGTGCAATCATTTTCCAAAAAGGGCTATCCTTTTGATAATGCTTGCTGTGAAAGTTTCTTCAAATATCTAAAAAAAGAAGAAACCAACAGGAAAGCTTATCACTCCCTACAGGAATTACAGTTGTCCATATTCCAATATATTGAAGGATACTATAACTCAAGAAGGCCTCATGGCTCTCTTCGAATGCTAACACCTAACGAGAAAGAAGAACTGTTCTGGAATCAGGCTTAA
- a CDS encoding helix-turn-helix domain-containing protein gives MKRIGLSNRAIAREINCSPSTVGYELRRGTPEYSGRGRRPRYSAKRRAAVYRANRVRCRRPKRHLANSSFLRWAVEKITAHNWSFDTCVGRARLLKRFAGQQHSLHKNVV, from the coding sequence TTGAAACGAATTGGACTTTCAAATCGAGCGATTGCTCGAGAGATAAACTGCAGCCCATCAACTGTGGGTTATGAGCTAAGGCGGGGAACACCAGAATACTCTGGGAGAGGGCGCAGACCCCGCTACTCTGCAAAGCGCAGGGCGGCAGTATATCGAGCCAATCGAGTGCGTTGCCGCCGCCCCAAAAGACATCTTGCAAATAGTTCTTTTCTTCGCTGGGCGGTAGAGAAAATCACCGCACATAATTGGTCGTTCGACACCTGCGTAGGCCGTGCAAGGCTATTGAAGCGGTTTGCGGGACAACAACATTCCTTGCACAAAAACGTTGTATAA
- a CDS encoding IS30 family transposase gives MPVTPFQLPEALSRRQHGKPRISKRLNGKSIDLRPAEVAKRVQFGHWESDTVLGRKKKVEPATFTIVERLTRYYLTIRISGKTAQGVANAMRQLYHEFGKNLEIRTITTDNGSEFAAFSEMEAYGTQVYFAHPYSSWERPVNERSNRILRRFIPKGKSMRNYTDDQILMFSDEINAMPRKRLSYRTPEELFEEYLDQIYKI, from the coding sequence TTGCCTGTAACGCCGTTTCAGCTTCCAGAGGCGCTAAGCAGGCGACAACATGGCAAGCCACGTATTTCTAAACGCTTAAACGGCAAAAGTATCGACCTTCGGCCTGCGGAAGTGGCAAAAAGAGTTCAATTTGGCCATTGGGAGTCCGACACAGTCCTTGGGCGAAAAAAGAAGGTTGAACCAGCGACGTTCACGATTGTGGAACGCCTGACGAGGTACTATCTCACCATTCGCATTTCGGGAAAAACTGCGCAGGGTGTTGCCAATGCAATGCGGCAACTGTACCATGAATTTGGAAAGAATTTGGAAATTCGCACAATCACTACCGATAACGGCAGCGAGTTCGCCGCATTTTCTGAGATGGAGGCCTACGGTACACAGGTATATTTTGCGCATCCATATTCCTCTTGGGAGCGCCCGGTCAATGAACGCAGCAATCGAATTCTCCGTCGTTTTATACCCAAGGGAAAATCCATGAGAAACTACACCGATGACCAAATTCTCATGTTCTCGGATGAAATCAATGCTATGCCCAGAAAGCGGCTGAGTTATCGCACTCCTGAGGAGTTATTCGAAGAATACCTCGACCAAATTTACAAGATTTAA
- a CDS encoding dipicolinate synthase subunit B, translating to MGKAVLGFAMCGSFCTFDKAIQQMRILRDAGYEIVPVMSETACSTDTRFGRASDFLWEIEDITGRPAIQTITGAEPIGPKKMVDLMVVAPCTGNTLAKLANGITDTCVTMAVKSNLRVQRPVLLHIATNDALAASAQNIGHLLNVKHIYFTPFRQDDSEKKPSSVVADFSLLPKAVEAALDGRQLQPILLAPLLKDKT from the coding sequence GTGGGAAAAGCAGTTCTGGGGTTTGCCATGTGCGGCTCCTTTTGTACGTTTGATAAAGCCATTCAGCAGATGCGTATTTTGCGGGACGCAGGTTACGAAATTGTGCCGGTAATGAGTGAAACAGCCTGCAGTACCGATACACGCTTTGGCCGTGCATCTGACTTTTTATGGGAGATCGAGGATATCACAGGCCGACCGGCGATTCAGACGATCACTGGCGCGGAACCAATCGGTCCTAAAAAGATGGTAGACCTGATGGTTGTTGCACCTTGTACGGGAAATACGCTTGCGAAACTTGCAAACGGTATAACAGATACGTGTGTCACAATGGCAGTAAAATCCAATCTGCGGGTGCAGCGACCGGTGCTGCTGCATATCGCTACTAATGATGCGCTTGCGGCTTCCGCACAGAACATCGGTCACCTGCTAAACGTAAAGCATATATACTTTACACCTTTTCGGCAGGATGATTCTGAGAAAAAGCCCTCCTCTGTGGTGGCGGATTTTTCGCTGTTGCCTAAGGCGGTGGAAGCTGCGCTGGACGGCAGACAGCTGCAGCCAATTTTGTTGGCGCCGCTTCTAAAAGACAAAACTTAA
- a CDS encoding dipicolinate synthase subunit DpsA, with protein sequence MMIDRSSFGVIGGDRRQLALAESIAEDGFTVYASGFENADFSEDVQKADLRKTVSACTVLLLPLPVTTDGAAVKAEYSNHPIVLNEDFAQLLAGHRVFGGMIGKALAACPQLEEVDIKDYYAREDFALRNAAVTAEGAIECAMREYPGTICGSRCLLAGFGRIGSQLAPRLRALGAEVSVTARRSEVAAAIEAIGCHAVPITKLEDGGDYDILFNTVPAVLFTRRVLSVYPRGTLLIDLSSAPGGVDMEAAKKLGICAVHAFSLPAKVAPRAAGEIIKQTVYEMMKE encoded by the coding sequence ATGATGATAGATCGCAGCAGCTTTGGTGTTATCGGCGGGGACCGTCGCCAGCTGGCACTTGCAGAATCCATTGCCGAGGATGGGTTTACCGTGTATGCAAGCGGGTTTGAAAATGCGGATTTCAGCGAGGATGTACAGAAAGCAGACTTGCGCAAAACTGTATCCGCGTGCACAGTACTGCTGCTGCCGCTGCCGGTAACCACAGATGGAGCAGCCGTAAAGGCAGAGTACAGTAATCATCCCATTGTTTTAAACGAAGATTTTGCCCAGCTGCTTGCTGGACACAGGGTGTTCGGCGGAATGATTGGCAAAGCACTGGCAGCCTGCCCACAGCTTGAGGAAGTGGATATCAAGGACTATTATGCCCGTGAAGATTTCGCCCTGCGCAACGCGGCTGTGACCGCTGAAGGTGCCATTGAGTGTGCTATGCGGGAGTACCCGGGTACTATTTGCGGCAGTCGGTGCCTGCTTGCTGGATTTGGGCGTATTGGCAGCCAGCTTGCGCCGCGCCTGCGTGCGCTCGGGGCAGAGGTTTCCGTTACGGCACGGCGCTCAGAAGTTGCAGCCGCTATCGAAGCAATAGGCTGTCATGCGGTTCCTATTACTAAACTGGAGGACGGCGGGGACTATGATATTTTGTTTAACACAGTGCCGGCTGTGCTGTTTACACGCAGGGTACTGTCTGTTTATCCGCGCGGAACTCTGCTGATTGATCTTTCTTCTGCACCCGGTGGGGTGGATATGGAGGCGGCGAAAAAACTGGGTATCTGTGCAGTGCATGCTTTTTCATTACCGGCAAAGGTTGCACCGCGGGCAGCAGGGGAAATCATTAAGCAAACCGTTTACGAAATGATGAAGGAGTGA
- the murC gene encoding UDP-N-acetylmuramate--L-alanine ligase, which yields MNDILSRVKKVHFVGIGGSGMCPIAEILIHRGFEVSGSDNAESDTLQRIKSYGIPVYMGQRAENVQGKELVVYSAAIKADNPELVAAKELSIPCVERSVMLGMVTSRYPKSICVSGTHGKTTTTGLITSILIDAGTDPSAVIGGKLPSIGTNGRAGSSDKIVVESCEYVDTFLQLHPYLAVILNIDSDHLDYFKNLENIIQSFRQFAKQTSSVLVVNGDDSNTMKAIDGLTHAKIITFGKGEACSYRAVNISDTKEARENFDVMKDGKILCNVTLSIPGKHNIYNALAAFAVCDFMGISTEQLTKSLHAFTGVHRRFEMLGKYEGITIADDFAHHPTELTATLTAAMQMGFHEVWTIFQPHTYSRTALLLDDFAKALTIPDHAIVSEILAVRETNTYNVYAEDLVKKVPGAVYRKTFPEIADYVMEHVKPGDLILTMGGGNIYQCANLIVDRYKARAK from the coding sequence ATGAACGATATTTTATCCCGTGTCAAGAAAGTACACTTTGTCGGTATCGGCGGCAGCGGTATGTGCCCCATCGCAGAGATTCTGATTCACCGTGGGTTTGAAGTCTCCGGTTCTGATAATGCCGAGTCTGACACACTGCAGCGCATTAAGTCCTACGGCATCCCAGTTTACATGGGGCAGCGTGCTGAAAATGTGCAGGGTAAGGAACTGGTCGTTTATTCCGCCGCCATTAAAGCCGACAACCCGGAGCTTGTCGCCGCAAAGGAACTGAGCATCCCCTGTGTGGAGCGCAGCGTCATGCTGGGCATGGTCACCAGCCGTTACCCCAAAAGCATTTGCGTTTCCGGTACGCACGGCAAAACTACTACCACCGGTCTCATCACTTCTATTTTGATTGATGCCGGTACCGATCCCTCTGCGGTCATTGGCGGCAAGCTGCCCAGCATTGGCACGAACGGCCGGGCCGGTTCTTCCGATAAAATCGTTGTAGAGTCCTGCGAATATGTAGATACATTTCTGCAGTTGCATCCCTACCTTGCGGTTATCCTGAACATTGATTCCGACCATCTGGATTACTTCAAGAACCTGGAAAACATCATTCAATCTTTCCGGCAGTTTGCAAAGCAGACCTCCAGTGTTTTAGTCGTCAACGGTGATGACAGCAACACCATGAAAGCCATTGACGGTTTGACCCACGCAAAAATCATTACGTTTGGTAAGGGAGAAGCCTGCAGCTACCGTGCTGTGAACATTTCTGACACCAAAGAAGCGCGTGAAAACTTTGACGTCATGAAAGATGGCAAGATTCTTTGCAATGTTACACTTTCCATACCGGGCAAGCACAACATTTACAATGCTCTGGCTGCTTTTGCGGTCTGCGACTTTATGGGCATCTCCACCGAGCAGCTGACAAAGAGCCTGCATGCTTTCACAGGTGTTCATCGCCGCTTTGAAATGCTCGGCAAATATGAGGGCATTACGATTGCTGATGACTTTGCACATCATCCCACAGAGCTGACTGCTACCCTGACTGCCGCCATGCAGATGGGCTTTCATGAAGTCTGGACGATTTTTCAGCCGCATACCTACAGCCGTACCGCGCTGCTATTAGATGACTTCGCAAAAGCACTGACGATTCCCGACCATGCCATTGTTTCCGAAATCCTCGCAGTACGCGAAACCAACACCTACAACGTTTATGCGGAAGACCTTGTAAAAAAGGTACCCGGCGCGGTTTACCGCAAGACTTTTCCCGAAATTGCTGATTATGTAATGGAACATGTAAAACCCGGCGACCTAATACTGACTATGGGCGGCGGCAACATTTATCAGTGTGCAAACCTGATTGTTGACCGCTACAAAGCCCGCGCAAAATAA
- a CDS encoding rod shape-determining protein — translation MLGTDIAIDLGTYAVKIYVEGKGMVVNEPSVVAVRADSDEVLAVGSDAFAMLGRTSDKIKVIHPLTMGVISNFELARYLVNYYIQQLGGSKLMHTHVMPRAVVSLPCQITGVERRAIVNSVSRARVRRVYSIDEPVAAAMGAGVDVANPHGSLVIDVGAGATDMGVISLGGLSIARSIKVAGFAFDQAIIRYVRNKYDLIIGDRMAESCKVAVGGVLQRPEPLACRIKGRDANTGLPAWVDVTSEELVAPMLDPAAEIAHILQEMLEKTPPELLGDVYVDGVVMTGGSAKLFGLSEYLADKVKMPVHIAEDADICVALGAGKAISFMDDAENKEYGIINPLSAVY, via the coding sequence GTGCTCGGTACCGATATAGCAATCGACCTTGGTACATACGCGGTCAAAATCTACGTTGAGGGCAAGGGCATGGTTGTAAACGAGCCGTCAGTGGTTGCGGTTCGTGCGGATAGTGATGAGGTGCTGGCGGTTGGCAGCGATGCTTTTGCCATGCTGGGGCGCACCAGTGATAAAATCAAAGTGATTCATCCGCTGACAATGGGCGTTATTTCAAATTTTGAGCTTGCACGCTATTTGGTGAATTATTACATTCAGCAGTTGGGCGGAAGCAAGCTGATGCACACGCACGTAATGCCGCGTGCGGTAGTTAGTCTGCCGTGCCAGATTACCGGCGTGGAGCGCCGCGCTATCGTTAATTCCGTCAGTCGTGCGCGTGTGCGCCGCGTTTATTCCATCGATGAACCGGTGGCGGCGGCTATGGGTGCCGGCGTGGACGTTGCCAATCCGCATGGCTCACTGGTAATTGACGTTGGTGCGGGTGCAACAGATATGGGTGTTATCTCTTTGGGCGGTCTGTCCATCGCACGTTCCATCAAAGTAGCAGGTTTTGCATTTGACCAGGCAATTATTCGTTATGTACGCAACAAATATGATTTAATTATCGGTGACCGCATGGCGGAAAGCTGCAAAGTCGCGGTCGGCGGCGTGCTGCAGCGTCCGGAACCTTTGGCGTGCCGCATCAAAGGTCGGGATGCCAATACAGGTCTGCCCGCATGGGTCGATGTAACGAGTGAAGAACTGGTTGCGCCGATGCTTGATCCGGCTGCTGAAATTGCACACATTCTGCAGGAAATGTTGGAAAAAACGCCGCCTGAGCTTCTGGGCGATGTTTATGTGGACGGCGTTGTTATGACCGGCGGTTCGGCTAAGCTGTTCGGTCTAAGTGAATACCTTGCAGACAAAGTAAAAATGCCGGTTCATATTGCGGAGGATGCGGATATCTGCGTTGCACTGGGTGCCGGTAAGGCTATCAGTTTTATGGATGACGCTGAAAATAAGGAGTACGGTATTATTAATCCACTTAGCGCGGTTTATTAA
- a CDS encoding ComF family protein, with product MKTHDLSGLADIFFPPRCPFCGEVIRHGEQTCSDCTNVQPILHRKELFCADELTLPCYTIYPYKDKVRDAMLRFKFGDEPSVGVFLGNQLAILLKESCADFAFDCVTAVPMTRWHRMRRGYNQSELLAKTAAQKLEVPYGRLLRKIRRNRVQHLLSAEERYENVQGAYAALPNAAGKRILLVDDIVTTGATLSVCAEELFRMGAEQVICVAAAEAQPATDKD from the coding sequence ATGAAAACGCATGATTTATCTGGACTGGCAGACATTTTTTTCCCGCCACGGTGTCCGTTCTGCGGTGAGGTCATTCGGCACGGTGAGCAGACTTGCAGCGACTGCACAAATGTTCAGCCTATCTTGCATAGAAAGGAACTTTTCTGTGCAGATGAACTGACGCTGCCCTGCTATACAATTTATCCATACAAGGATAAGGTACGGGATGCAATGCTTCGGTTCAAGTTTGGAGATGAACCCTCCGTTGGTGTATTTTTGGGGAATCAGCTGGCAATACTTCTAAAAGAATCCTGCGCAGACTTTGCCTTTGACTGTGTCACAGCGGTTCCAATGACACGCTGGCACAGAATGCGGCGCGGTTACAACCAGAGTGAGTTGTTGGCTAAAACGGCGGCACAAAAGCTTGAAGTTCCCTACGGTCGTTTGCTGCGCAAGATACGGCGTAACCGCGTACAGCATCTGCTTTCCGCGGAAGAACGCTATGAAAATGTGCAGGGCGCGTATGCAGCTTTGCCAAATGCGGCAGGCAAGCGAATCCTTTTGGTAGACGATATTGTTACGACTGGTGCGACTTTGTCTGTCTGTGCGGAGGAACTTTTTCGCATGGGCGCGGAACAGGTAATCTGCGTGGCAGCTGCAGAAGCGCAGCCGGCGACAGATAAGGATTGA
- the recD2 gene encoding SF1B family DNA helicase RecD2 has product MEEQTLLEMAGTVERITFRNEKNGYTVLELNNGEELTTVVGSLPTAEPGDELHVVGTWTEHPSFGRQFSAQIYERMQPTTSEAILLYLSSGAIKGIGRAMAKRVVETFGEHSLEILEKEPDRLSQISGISKRKAQQIAEEYRQKLGIREVILGLKEFGVTPEEAVRVYRVYGPESVTQVRQDPYCLCVEDVDLGFQRADAIAETLEHPADDPCRVRAGILYVLQHNVNNGHTYLPQDKLLATAASMLGIQPEQVHESYDELEHEASVVACTIHDRRVVYLPRLYHAEVFSAARLQMMMEYPSQPIPDAEQAVDKFEAELGIAYAPEQKEAILAALSHGLLVLTGGPGTGKTTTLDAIIRILQKKGEKVLLAAPTGRAAKRMSELTGEEAKTLHRLLQVEWDETDSPVFARNEQKPLECDALIIDELSMVDICLFEALLRALPMGCRLVLVGDCDQLPSVGPGNVLGDLIASEMLPVVQLRHIFRQSMQSLIVTNAHKIIAGEIPVLNDCKNDFFFMQRTEPTQISQTIQELCSKRLPATYEFSPMTDIQVLSPSRKGELGTVQLNTVLQGVLNPHAAGKKEIKINSRLFREGDKVMQTKNNYTLSWEKSDGTIGEGVYNGDIGIIREIDKAASALTVDMDDKVITYELETAAELELAYALTVHKSQGSEFPAVVMPMYPGPRPLYYRNLFYTAITRAKKLLILVGTQQTVRMMVENNRRTRRYSGLREFLTGEAIFDENA; this is encoded by the coding sequence ATGGAAGAGCAAACGCTGTTGGAAATGGCAGGTACTGTGGAACGAATCACGTTCCGAAACGAAAAGAATGGGTATACCGTTCTGGAACTGAATAATGGGGAGGAGCTGACAACTGTGGTCGGCTCCCTGCCCACTGCCGAGCCAGGGGACGAGCTCCACGTTGTCGGTACATGGACCGAGCATCCATCTTTTGGGCGGCAGTTCAGCGCGCAGATTTACGAACGGATGCAGCCCACAACTTCCGAAGCAATTTTGCTGTACCTTTCCTCCGGTGCAATTAAAGGAATCGGGCGTGCTATGGCAAAGCGGGTTGTAGAAACCTTCGGGGAACATTCGCTTGAAATCTTGGAAAAGGAACCGGACAGGCTTTCACAGATAAGCGGCATTTCGAAACGGAAAGCACAGCAGATTGCAGAGGAGTATCGCCAAAAACTCGGTATTCGTGAAGTGATTCTTGGTCTGAAGGAATTTGGAGTAACCCCAGAAGAAGCTGTGCGGGTTTATCGTGTTTATGGCCCGGAATCGGTCACACAGGTGCGGCAGGATCCGTATTGCTTGTGTGTGGAGGATGTAGACCTCGGTTTTCAGCGGGCGGATGCGATTGCGGAAACACTGGAACATCCGGCAGATGACCCGTGCAGGGTGCGGGCGGGAATTCTGTATGTTTTGCAGCACAATGTCAATAACGGTCATACGTATCTGCCGCAGGATAAGCTGCTGGCTACCGCCGCTTCTATGTTGGGCATTCAACCGGAACAGGTGCATGAAAGCTATGATGAACTGGAGCATGAGGCCAGCGTTGTTGCCTGCACGATTCATGACCGTCGGGTGGTTTACCTGCCGCGCCTGTACCATGCAGAAGTTTTTTCTGCTGCACGTCTGCAAATGATGATGGAGTACCCCAGCCAGCCGATTCCAGATGCGGAGCAAGCGGTAGACAAATTTGAAGCGGAACTTGGAATTGCATATGCACCGGAGCAGAAGGAAGCTATTTTGGCGGCACTTTCGCACGGCCTGTTGGTGCTGACCGGCGGCCCAGGTACAGGCAAGACAACGACACTGGATGCTATCATTCGTATTTTGCAGAAAAAGGGTGAAAAGGTTTTGCTGGCAGCGCCGACCGGACGTGCCGCAAAACGTATGAGCGAGCTGACCGGTGAGGAAGCAAAAACCCTGCACCGCCTGCTGCAGGTGGAATGGGACGAAACGGACAGTCCTGTTTTTGCCCGCAATGAGCAGAAGCCGCTGGAGTGTGACGCGCTGATTATCGACGAACTTTCCATGGTGGACATCTGCCTTTTTGAAGCGCTGCTGCGGGCGCTGCCCATGGGCTGCCGGCTGGTGCTGGTGGGGGACTGCGACCAGTTGCCGAGCGTTGGCCCCGGCAATGTGCTGGGAGATTTAATTGCGTCTGAAATGCTGCCAGTGGTGCAGCTGCGCCACATTTTTCGCCAAAGTATGCAAAGTTTGATTGTTACCAATGCACACAAAATCATTGCTGGAGAAATTCCGGTACTTAATGACTGCAAAAATGATTTCTTTTTCATGCAGCGTACGGAACCCACCCAAATCTCACAGACCATACAGGAGCTTTGCAGCAAACGTTTGCCTGCTACTTATGAGTTTTCGCCTATGACGGATATACAGGTGCTGTCGCCCAGCCGCAAAGGGGAGTTGGGTACGGTACAGCTGAATACCGTGCTGCAGGGTGTGCTGAACCCGCACGCCGCAGGGAAAAAGGAAATTAAAATCAATAGCCGTCTTTTCCGCGAAGGCGACAAAGTGATGCAAACCAAGAACAACTATACCCTTAGTTGGGAGAAAAGTGACGGTACGATCGGTGAAGGTGTTTACAACGGCGACATCGGCATCATTCGGGAAATTGACAAAGCCGCTTCTGCGCTGACGGTGGATATGGATGACAAAGTGATAACCTATGAGTTGGAAACTGCTGCAGAATTGGAACTTGCCTATGCGCTGACCGTTCACAAAAGTCAGGGCAGTGAGTTTCCAGCGGTAGTTATGCCGATGTATCCGGGTCCGCGCCCGCTGTATTATCGAAATTTATTTTATACAGCGATTACGCGCGCAAAAAAGCTGCTGATTCTGGTTGGCACACAACAGACTGTACGTATGATGGTTGAAAACAATCGCCGTACACGCCGCTATTCTGGTTTGCGGGAATTTCTGACCGGTGAGGCAATTTTCGATGAAAACGCATGA